One genomic region from Actinocatenispora thailandica encodes:
- a CDS encoding MDR family MFS transporter has product MAARKHTPSRYVGAHATTDESSPPTAAAPPPGAQSRGRMYVVLVGVMLAMLLAMLDQMVVNTALPRIVGDLGGLAHYSWVVTAYLLATTVTTPIWGKLGDLYGQKKVYLAAIVLFLGGSALSGAAQSMTELIAFRAFQGLGAGGLMVGAMSIMGVLVPPRERGRYQGIMAAIMPLAMIGGPLLGGYVTDHLSWRWAFYINLPVGVAALAVIIATLKLPRVRTSHRVDYLGAGLLALAAGSLILGTTWGGSQYPWLSTQIIGLGVLAVLALVGFVLVERRVAEPIIPLGLFRNRNFAVVSILGFLVGFAMFGATLALPQYQQIVQGDSATSSGLALLPLMLGMIVVSLISGQIITRTGRYRLFPILGGAFMIVGMVALAQLDVDTSRLVAGVLMVPLGLGMGGLMQTLMTVSQNSVEIRQIGVASSVVTFARSIGGAFGTAVFGAVLTARLTASLNDQLGAGAGDRLLSGGARMSPDALNQLPAAVHQAYLAAVGNGVGVVFWAALPIAALVFALAWLIRQVPLRGAGPDSGSGSGAASSQPAERVGAAAGAPAAAEPAERIGAGTGVAVSTVPAGPPAGTIRPLAAVAEAGGVD; this is encoded by the coding sequence GTGGCCGCTCGCAAGCACACCCCCAGCCGGTACGTCGGGGCCCACGCCACAACGGACGAGTCGAGCCCACCGACAGCTGCAGCGCCGCCGCCCGGGGCGCAGTCCAGGGGCCGGATGTACGTCGTGCTGGTCGGCGTCATGCTCGCCATGCTGCTCGCGATGCTGGACCAGATGGTGGTGAACACCGCGCTGCCGCGGATCGTCGGCGACCTGGGCGGGCTGGCGCACTACTCCTGGGTCGTCACCGCCTACCTGCTCGCCACCACGGTGACGACGCCGATCTGGGGCAAACTCGGCGACCTGTACGGGCAGAAGAAGGTCTATCTCGCCGCGATCGTGCTGTTCCTGGGCGGCTCCGCGCTGTCCGGCGCGGCGCAGAGCATGACCGAACTGATCGCGTTCCGCGCCTTCCAGGGGCTCGGTGCCGGCGGCCTGATGGTCGGCGCGATGTCGATCATGGGAGTACTCGTGCCGCCCCGGGAACGCGGCCGGTACCAGGGGATCATGGCGGCGATCATGCCGCTGGCGATGATCGGCGGCCCGCTGCTCGGCGGGTACGTGACCGACCACCTCAGCTGGCGCTGGGCGTTCTACATCAACCTGCCGGTCGGCGTGGCGGCGCTCGCGGTGATCATCGCGACCCTCAAGCTGCCCCGGGTGCGTACCAGCCACCGGGTCGACTACCTGGGCGCCGGGCTGCTGGCGCTGGCCGCCGGCTCGCTGATCCTCGGCACCACGTGGGGCGGCAGCCAGTACCCGTGGCTGTCCACCCAGATCATCGGCCTCGGCGTGCTCGCGGTGCTGGCGCTGGTCGGATTCGTGCTGGTGGAGCGGCGGGTCGCGGAACCGATCATCCCGCTCGGGCTGTTCCGGAACCGGAACTTCGCGGTGGTGTCGATCCTCGGCTTCCTGGTCGGGTTCGCGATGTTCGGCGCCACCCTGGCGCTGCCGCAGTACCAGCAGATCGTGCAGGGGGACTCGGCCACCAGCAGCGGGCTCGCACTGCTGCCGCTGATGCTCGGCATGATCGTGGTCAGCCTCATCTCCGGGCAGATCATCACCCGGACCGGCCGGTACCGGCTGTTCCCGATCCTGGGCGGCGCGTTCATGATCGTCGGGATGGTGGCGCTGGCCCAGCTGGACGTGGACACCAGCCGGCTCGTCGCCGGGGTGCTGATGGTGCCGCTCGGGCTCGGCATGGGCGGGCTGATGCAGACGCTGATGACGGTGTCGCAGAACAGCGTCGAGATCCGGCAGATCGGGGTGGCGTCCAGCGTCGTCACGTTCGCCCGGTCGATCGGTGGCGCCTTCGGTACCGCGGTGTTCGGCGCGGTGCTCACCGCCCGGCTGACCGCCTCGCTGAACGACCAGCTCGGCGCCGGTGCCGGCGACAGGCTGCTGTCCGGCGGCGCCCGGATGAGCCCGGACGCGCTGAACCAGCTGCCGGCCGCCGTGCATCAGGCGTACCTGGCCGCGGTCGGCAACGGCGTCGGCGTGGTCTTCTGGGCCGCGCTACCGATCGCCGCGCTGGTGTTCGCGCTCGCCTGGCTGATCCGTCAGGTACCGCTGCGGGGCGCGGGCCCCGACTCGGGCTCCGGTTCCGGTGCGGCCAGTAGCCAGCCGGCCGAGCGGGTCGGCGCCGCGGCCGGGGCCCCTGCCGCGGCCGAGCCGGCCGAGCGGATCGGTGCTGGTACCGGCGTTGCCGTGAGCACGGTGCCGGCCGGGCCGCCGGCCGGCACGATCCGGCCGCTGGCCGCGGTCGCCGAGGCGGGCGGCGTGGACTGA
- a CDS encoding TIGR03086 family metal-binding protein: MSHLSTAAEAMAAVTRTITDDQLTNRTPCPAYDVRGLVNHLLFWGPSLAGAGRKESVPQPAAAESEVELADGEWRARLLALLDDITSSWAPASAWAGETSMGTPQLLPAPVMGGMIVGELAVHGWDLAVATGQRLELPADLLEYLHGTVFATVEQGREMGMYGPEVAVPADAPTLARVLGLTGRDPAWA; the protein is encoded by the coding sequence ATGTCACACCTCTCCACCGCGGCCGAGGCCATGGCCGCCGTCACCCGCACCATCACCGACGACCAGCTCACCAACCGGACCCCGTGCCCGGCGTACGACGTGCGAGGACTGGTCAACCACCTGCTGTTCTGGGGCCCGTCGCTCGCCGGCGCCGGCCGCAAGGAGTCCGTGCCGCAGCCGGCCGCCGCCGAGTCCGAGGTGGAGCTGGCGGACGGCGAGTGGCGTGCCCGGCTGCTCGCCCTGCTGGACGACATCACGTCGTCGTGGGCGCCGGCGAGCGCCTGGGCGGGCGAGACGAGCATGGGCACGCCGCAGTTGCTGCCCGCGCCCGTGATGGGCGGCATGATCGTCGGCGAGCTGGCCGTACACGGGTGGGACCTGGCGGTCGCGACCGGGCAGCGCCTGGAACTGCCCGCCGACCTGCTGGAGTACCTGCACGGCACGGTGTTCGCCACCGTGGAGCAGGGGCGGGAGATGGGTATGTACGGACCGGAGGTCGCGGTCCCGGCCGACGCACCCACCCTGGCCCGCGTCCTCGGCCTGACCGGCCGTGATCCCGCCTGGGCGTAG
- a CDS encoding AraC family transcriptional regulator, whose protein sequence is MGRDGRELRSAWSRYQRHTFHDPSPALAPWVARYWEARWDYAEPYRQKIVPYPNVHLSFGAGRADVNGVCSGYRIRVLEGRDHVFGVAFRPGGFRPFLGASVATITDRVVPATGVFGPDLPSRLDVPTVEAFLLAHLPGDDPRVRRAAAAVELIAQDRAVTRAEQLAGELGLSIRGLQRLFAEYVGIGPKWVIRRYRLHEVTARMAAGGAIDWAGLAADLGYADQGHFIRDFTSIFGESPTWYAQRY, encoded by the coding sequence GTGGGGCGGGACGGCCGCGAGCTGCGGAGTGCGTGGAGCAGGTACCAGCGCCACACGTTCCACGATCCGTCGCCGGCCCTCGCGCCATGGGTGGCGCGGTACTGGGAGGCTCGCTGGGACTACGCCGAGCCCTACCGGCAGAAGATCGTGCCGTACCCGAACGTGCACCTGTCGTTCGGTGCCGGCCGGGCGGACGTCAACGGCGTGTGCAGCGGCTACCGGATCCGGGTCCTGGAAGGCCGCGACCACGTCTTCGGTGTCGCGTTCCGGCCGGGTGGCTTCCGCCCCTTCCTCGGTGCCTCGGTCGCCACGATCACCGACCGCGTCGTCCCGGCGACCGGGGTCTTCGGCCCGGACCTGCCCAGCAGGCTCGACGTGCCGACCGTGGAGGCGTTCCTGCTGGCACACCTGCCGGGCGACGACCCGCGGGTGCGGCGGGCGGCGGCGGCGGTCGAGCTGATCGCCCAGGACAGGGCCGTGACCAGGGCCGAGCAGCTTGCCGGCGAGTTGGGGCTGAGTATCCGGGGGCTGCAACGGCTGTTCGCCGAGTACGTCGGCATCGGGCCCAAATGGGTGATCCGGCGCTACCGCCTGCACGAGGTGACCGCACGCATGGCCGCCGGCGGCGCGATCGACTGGGCCGGGCTGGCCGCCGACCTCGGCTACGCCGACCAGGGCCACTTCATCCGCGACTTCACGAGCATCTTCGGCGAGTCCCCGACCTGGTACGCGCAGCGGTACTAG
- a CDS encoding TetR/AcrR family transcriptional regulator, with amino-acid sequence MTTRERPRDTRARIQQVALDLFAEHGYEKTALREIAEKLGVTKAALYYHFKTKEDILVSIFTDSAEQIDELIEWARSQPPTVETRREVIRRYSGLMRGNRKLLQFMHENQPTLRDLPIGETMKHRMAGLFEVLTDDGQSLPDQLRGRLAVFAISFGTMVAMADTKHSRDEVADAAVEVALDLIRD; translated from the coding sequence ATGACGACTCGGGAACGCCCCCGCGACACCAGGGCACGCATCCAGCAGGTCGCGCTCGACCTGTTCGCCGAGCACGGGTACGAGAAGACCGCGCTGCGCGAGATCGCCGAGAAGCTCGGGGTCACCAAGGCCGCGCTCTACTACCACTTCAAGACCAAGGAAGACATCCTGGTCAGCATCTTCACCGACTCGGCCGAGCAGATCGACGAGCTGATCGAGTGGGCGCGCAGCCAGCCGCCGACGGTGGAGACCCGGCGCGAGGTGATCCGCCGCTACTCGGGACTGATGCGCGGCAACCGCAAGCTGCTGCAGTTCATGCACGAGAACCAGCCGACGCTGCGCGACCTCCCGATCGGCGAGACGATGAAACACCGGATGGCCGGCCTGTTCGAGGTGCTCACCGACGACGGCCAGTCGCTGCCCGACCAGCTGCGCGGCCGGCTCGCGGTGTTCGCGATCAGCTTCGGCACGATGGTCGCGATGGCCGACACCAAACACTCCCGCGACGAGGTCGCCGACGCCGCGGTCGAGGTCGCCCTCGACCTCATCCGCGACTGA
- a CDS encoding MFS transporter, which produces MSHTAAAAAPSKAAASPSNGVLTHRQIMTILIGLMLGMFLAALDQTIVSTAIRKIADDLHGLDQMAWATTAYLITSTIATPLYGKLSDMYGRKPFFLAAILIFIAGSVACTFATSMYELAAFRAFQGLGGGGLMSLALAIIGDIVAPRERAKYQGYFLAVFGTSSVLGPVLGGYLAGQHSILGLTGWRWVFLINVPIAAIALIVVTKVLNVPHAGRRHKIDWAGALFLIVGLVPLLIVAEQGREWGWTSTRSLAAYGIGVLGIVAFIIAEKFAKDEALIPLRLFRNPVISLMSVGGFIVGMAMFGGIAILPQYLQIVHGASATKSGFLMLPMVLGMMVGSIVSGQITARTGRYKIFPIIGTALMVAALLLLHTIGADTALWQVNIFMAMLGLGLGNCMQTLTLAVQNAAPPKDMGVSSATSTFFRQMGGTLGTAVFISVLFSTVGDKITNAFKEKSIQHGIAQAAQDPSVLKNPLNVELLKHPAQAAKKVVSDSSFLSAIDDRLARPFLVGFSNSMDLVFLLAAGVAAIAFFVFLFTKEVPLRSQSGTAARLSAESAEAGADPAAIAAAEPTAMVPDTEDPVSAGGRHAADAAAEPPADPAPALAADPTAPAPVIGTPIRGYVRQAGGAVVTDAALTLIDPAGQQMGRGITAQDGGYQIAVDRPGNYVLIARARAHQPQATMVTVNGNPVQLDLTLAGSAGLVGAVKQTGDRPIPGAAVILADADGNVVGSQSTDTGGSYEFVELVAGSYTLAVSAPSYQPVALLVTVPDVGRVRQDIELAGGAQLRGVARSSDGRLVPGARVSLRRPDGTEIAATITDDAGRYAFTEVPEGDYTVVASGYAPVRSSLTLSIGDRHEHDVELSHSTD; this is translated from the coding sequence ATGAGTCATACCGCTGCTGCCGCGGCACCGAGCAAGGCGGCTGCGTCCCCGTCCAACGGCGTGCTGACGCACCGCCAGATCATGACGATCCTGATCGGCCTGATGCTCGGCATGTTCCTCGCCGCGCTCGACCAGACGATCGTCAGCACCGCGATCCGCAAGATCGCCGACGACCTGCACGGTCTGGACCAGATGGCGTGGGCGACCACCGCGTACCTGATCACGTCGACGATCGCGACGCCGCTCTACGGCAAGCTGTCCGACATGTACGGCCGGAAGCCGTTCTTCCTGGCCGCGATCCTGATCTTCATCGCCGGCTCGGTCGCCTGCACGTTCGCCACCTCGATGTACGAGCTGGCCGCGTTCCGGGCGTTCCAGGGCCTCGGCGGTGGTGGCCTGATGTCGCTCGCGCTGGCGATCATCGGTGACATCGTCGCCCCGCGCGAACGTGCCAAGTACCAGGGTTACTTCCTCGCCGTGTTCGGCACCTCCAGCGTGCTCGGGCCGGTGCTGGGCGGCTACCTGGCCGGGCAGCACAGCATCCTGGGCCTGACCGGCTGGCGCTGGGTGTTCCTGATCAACGTGCCGATCGCGGCGATCGCGCTGATCGTGGTGACCAAGGTGCTCAACGTGCCGCACGCGGGGCGCCGGCACAAGATCGACTGGGCCGGCGCGCTGTTCCTGATCGTCGGGCTGGTGCCGCTGCTGATCGTGGCCGAGCAGGGCCGGGAATGGGGCTGGACCTCGACCCGGTCGCTGGCCGCCTACGGCATCGGCGTGCTCGGCATCGTCGCGTTCATCATCGCGGAGAAGTTCGCCAAGGACGAGGCGCTGATCCCGCTCCGGCTGTTCCGGAACCCGGTGATCTCGCTGATGTCGGTGGGTGGCTTCATCGTCGGTATGGCGATGTTCGGCGGCATCGCGATCCTGCCGCAGTACCTGCAGATCGTGCACGGCGCGTCGGCCACCAAGTCGGGCTTCCTGATGTTGCCGATGGTGCTCGGCATGATGGTCGGCTCGATCGTGTCCGGCCAGATCACCGCCCGCACCGGTCGGTACAAGATCTTCCCGATCATCGGTACCGCGCTGATGGTCGCCGCCCTGCTGCTGTTGCACACCATCGGCGCGGACACCGCGCTGTGGCAGGTCAACATCTTCATGGCGATGCTCGGCCTCGGCCTCGGTAACTGCATGCAGACGCTGACCCTCGCGGTGCAGAACGCCGCGCCGCCGAAGGACATGGGCGTCTCGTCGGCGACCAGCACGTTCTTCCGGCAGATGGGCGGCACGCTGGGTACCGCGGTGTTCATCTCGGTGCTGTTCAGCACGGTCGGTGACAAGATCACCAACGCGTTCAAGGAGAAGTCGATCCAGCACGGCATCGCGCAGGCCGCGCAGGACCCGTCGGTACTGAAGAACCCGCTGAACGTGGAGCTGCTGAAGCACCCCGCGCAGGCGGCGAAGAAGGTGGTGAGCGACTCGTCGTTCCTCTCGGCGATCGACGACCGGCTGGCGCGGCCGTTCCTGGTCGGGTTCTCCAACTCGATGGACCTGGTGTTCCTGCTCGCGGCCGGGGTCGCGGCGATCGCGTTCTTCGTGTTCCTGTTCACCAAGGAGGTGCCGCTGCGCAGCCAGTCCGGCACCGCGGCGCGGCTGTCCGCGGAGAGCGCGGAGGCGGGCGCCGACCCGGCCGCGATCGCCGCGGCGGAGCCGACCGCGATGGTGCCGGACACCGAGGACCCGGTTTCGGCCGGCGGCCGGCACGCCGCCGACGCCGCCGCCGAGCCACCGGCCGACCCGGCCCCGGCGCTGGCCGCCGATCCGACCGCGCCGGCACCGGTGATCGGCACGCCGATCCGCGGGTACGTCCGGCAGGCCGGCGGGGCGGTCGTCACGGACGCGGCGCTGACCCTGATCGACCCGGCCGGCCAGCAGATGGGCCGCGGCATCACGGCGCAGGACGGCGGCTACCAGATCGCCGTCGACCGGCCCGGCAACTACGTGCTGATCGCCCGCGCGCGGGCGCACCAGCCGCAGGCCACGATGGTCACGGTGAACGGCAACCCGGTGCAGCTGGACCTGACGCTGGCCGGCTCGGCCGGCCTGGTCGGTGCGGTCAAGCAGACCGGCGACCGCCCGATCCCGGGCGCCGCGGTGATCCTCGCGGACGCCGACGGCAACGTGGTCGGCTCGCAGTCCACCGACACCGGCGGCTCCTACGAGTTCGTCGAGCTGGTCGCCGGGTCGTACACGCTGGCCGTCAGCGCGCCGTCGTACCAGCCGGTGGCGCTGCTGGTCACGGTGCCGGACGTGGGCCGGGTCCGGCAGGACATCGAGCTGGCCGGTGGCGCCCAGCTGCGCGGTGTGGCCCGGTCCTCCGACGGGCGGCTGGTGCCCGGCGCCCGGGTCAGCCTGCGCCGGCCGGACGGGACGGAGATCGCGGCGACCATCACCGACGACGCCGGGCGGTACGCGTTCACCGAGGTCCCGGAGGGCGACTACACGGTCGTCGCGTCCGGGTACGCGCCGGTGCGCAGCTCACTGACGCTCAGCATCGGTGACCGGCACGAGCACGACGTCGAGTTGAGCCACTCGACCGACTGA